A single Pangasianodon hypophthalmus isolate fPanHyp1 chromosome 27, fPanHyp1.pri, whole genome shotgun sequence DNA region contains:
- the LOC117596782 gene encoding FH2 domain-containing protein 1 has protein sequence MDPFPCEPAIIPPPPPPPPPILHPLQNSSSGSGSGSSVRRLRSVFWERIPQERVEGKRSVWSESDELLIDLSCLDELFQQSQVKLLGVKGHCDRDKHASKSTSQDNSPQKVCILGERSSLKVGIFMHHVKR, from the exons ATGGATCCTTTCCCATGTGAACCAGCCAttattcctcctcctcctcctcctcctccccccaTTCTCCACCCACTCCAGAATTCcagttctggttctggttctggttccaGTGTGAGGCGGCTCcgcagtgtgttttgggagaGAATCCCTCAGGAACGTGTGGAGGGAAAACGCAGCGTCTGGAGCGAATCAGATGAGCTTCTGATCGATCTCAGTTGTCTGGACGAGCTCTTTCAACAGTCACAGGTCAAACTGCtcggggtcaaaggtcactgtGACAGAGATAAACACGCTAGCAAAAGCACGTCTCAGGACAATAGTCCACAGAAG gtgtgTATTCTGGGGGAAAGGAGTAGTCTGAAAgttgggattttcatgcatcATGTAAAGaggtga